One genomic window of Brachyhypopomus gauderio isolate BG-103 unplaced genomic scaffold, BGAUD_0.2 sc77, whole genome shotgun sequence includes the following:
- the ripk3 gene encoding receptor-interacting serine/threonine-protein kinase 3 isoform X2 → MELSSCSVPASINDESLESWQFIDGGGFGDIYVAKHTKWRLKVAIKILRYNDGSDSSLLHEADLMRHGGNPNVLRIFGVYVGCPAGQPRPNQLGLVMEYMERGSVADLQQALEQPPPWALAYRIMHQIALGMNFLHQLSPPMLHLDLKPSNVLLDDSLNAKLTDFGLAKLVRSHSNVDTGQNEEVGGTISYMPPEAFQPSYAATFSSDVYSYGILLWSVMTGKEPYPTSLTSLVRYRVSEGDRPDLGSVDISQEHGLSVLTDLMKCCWDSDPSKRPTFIKCVNVTEMVYDVHKHKVHAAVSDTLQIVDSSDKISSRFKSLRTTPKTSKAMALKEKSQHSVRTGFTPTQEKGDIAVSPSKGTVSRISHKPAGNGPRTSHNPDIIQPHVNPRLLAQRQFSTPSNTSIVLSHVTGIQIGNNNYMNINGPIERRRHRHPTAPSSVYVPKSDQPLRREQNPDQIKPQQPL, encoded by the exons ATGGAATTGTCCAGCTGCTCTGTGCCTGCTTCGATTAATGATGAAAGTCTGGAGTCCTGGCAGTTTATTGACGGTGGTGGATTTGGAGACATTTATGTGGCAAAACATACAAAATGGCGGTTGAAGGTCGCTATAAAGATATTACGTTATAATGATGG ATCTGATTCCTCTCTACTCCACGAAGCAGATTTGATGCGCCATGGTGGGAACCCCAATGTGCTGAGAATCTTTGGAGTGTATGTAGGTTGCCCTGCTGGACAGCCACGTCCCAACCAGTTGGGTTTAGTCATGGAGTACATGGAGAGAGGGTCTGTGGCGGACCTCCAACAAGCTCTTGAACAACCACCTCCCTGGGCCCTCGCCTACCGCATCATGCACCAGATTGCCCTGGGCATGAACTTCCTTCACCAGCTGTCCCCGCCCATGCTGCATTTGGACCTGAAGCCCAGCAATGTGCTGCTAGACGACTCCCTCAATGCCAAA CTCACTGATTTTGGTCTGGCCAAACTGGTCCGAAGCCATTCAAATGTGGACACCGGGCAAAATGAGGAAGTAGGTGGAACCATTAGCTACATGCCTCCAGAAGCTTTTCAACCATCTTACGCTGCCACGTTTTCCTCTGATGTTTACAG CTATGGTATACTGTTGTGGTCAGTTATGACTGGAAAGGAGCCTTACCCAA cTTCGTTGACCAGTCTGGTGCGGTATCGTGTCTCAGAAGGTGACAGgcctgatctgggatcagtggACATCAGCCAGGAACATGGCCTCAGTGTCCTCACTGATCTAATGAAATGCTGCTGGGATTCTGACCCCAGCAAGAGGCCCACCTTCATAA AGTGTGTTAACGTCACTGAGATGGTGTATGATGTCCACAAACATAAAGTGCATGCTGCTGTCAGTGACACGCTACAAATTGtg GACAGTAGTGACAAAATCAGTTCCAGATTTAAATCACTTAGGACCACCCCTAAAACAAGCAAAG CCATGGCATTAAAAGAAAAGTCTCAACATTCTGTGAGGACTGGATTCACTCCCACACAG GAAAAAGGTGACATTGCAGTCTCTCCATCCAAGGGAACAG TATCAAGAATCAGTCACAAACCAGCTGGCAATGGACCGCGCACCAGTCACAATCCAGATATCATACAACCACATGTCAATCCAAGGCTTTTAGCACAG CGTCAGTTCTCTACACCAA GCAATACAAGCATCGTCTTATCCCACGTCACAGGCATACAGATTGGAAACAACAACTACATGAACATAAACGGCCCTATTGAGCGACGTCGCCATAGACATCCAACAGCGCCCTCTAGTGTCTATGTCCCCAAGTCTGATCAACCTCTCAGACGTGAACAGAACCCTGACCAGATCAAACCACAACAACCTCTTTAA
- the ripk3 gene encoding receptor-interacting serine/threonine-protein kinase 3 isoform X1: MELSSCSVPASINDESLESWQFIDGGGFGDIYVAKHTKWRLKVAIKILRYNDGSDSSLLHEADLMRHGGNPNVLRIFGVYVGCPAGQPRPNQLGLVMEYMERGSVADLQQALEQPPPWALAYRIMHQIALGMNFLHQLSPPMLHLDLKPSNVLLDDSLNAKLTDFGLAKLVRSHSNVDTGQNEEVGGTISYMPPEAFQPSYAATFSSDVYSYGILLWSVMTGKEPYPTSLTSLVRYRVSEGDRPDLGSVDISQEHGLSVLTDLMKCCWDSDPSKRPTFIKCVNVTEMVYDVHKHKVHAAVSDTLQIVDSSDKISSRFKSLRTTPKTSKAMALKEKSQHSVRTGFTPTQEKGDIAVSPSKGTVLFAHPRPPPVSRISHKPAGNGPRTSHNPDIIQPHVNPRLLAQRQFSTPSNTSIVLSHVTGIQIGNNNYMNINGPIERRRHRHPTAPSSVYVPKSDQPLRREQNPDQIKPQQPL, from the exons ATGGAATTGTCCAGCTGCTCTGTGCCTGCTTCGATTAATGATGAAAGTCTGGAGTCCTGGCAGTTTATTGACGGTGGTGGATTTGGAGACATTTATGTGGCAAAACATACAAAATGGCGGTTGAAGGTCGCTATAAAGATATTACGTTATAATGATGG ATCTGATTCCTCTCTACTCCACGAAGCAGATTTGATGCGCCATGGTGGGAACCCCAATGTGCTGAGAATCTTTGGAGTGTATGTAGGTTGCCCTGCTGGACAGCCACGTCCCAACCAGTTGGGTTTAGTCATGGAGTACATGGAGAGAGGGTCTGTGGCGGACCTCCAACAAGCTCTTGAACAACCACCTCCCTGGGCCCTCGCCTACCGCATCATGCACCAGATTGCCCTGGGCATGAACTTCCTTCACCAGCTGTCCCCGCCCATGCTGCATTTGGACCTGAAGCCCAGCAATGTGCTGCTAGACGACTCCCTCAATGCCAAA CTCACTGATTTTGGTCTGGCCAAACTGGTCCGAAGCCATTCAAATGTGGACACCGGGCAAAATGAGGAAGTAGGTGGAACCATTAGCTACATGCCTCCAGAAGCTTTTCAACCATCTTACGCTGCCACGTTTTCCTCTGATGTTTACAG CTATGGTATACTGTTGTGGTCAGTTATGACTGGAAAGGAGCCTTACCCAA cTTCGTTGACCAGTCTGGTGCGGTATCGTGTCTCAGAAGGTGACAGgcctgatctgggatcagtggACATCAGCCAGGAACATGGCCTCAGTGTCCTCACTGATCTAATGAAATGCTGCTGGGATTCTGACCCCAGCAAGAGGCCCACCTTCATAA AGTGTGTTAACGTCACTGAGATGGTGTATGATGTCCACAAACATAAAGTGCATGCTGCTGTCAGTGACACGCTACAAATTGtg GACAGTAGTGACAAAATCAGTTCCAGATTTAAATCACTTAGGACCACCCCTAAAACAAGCAAAG CCATGGCATTAAAAGAAAAGTCTCAACATTCTGTGAGGACTGGATTCACTCCCACACAG GAAAAAGGTGACATTGCAGTCTCTCCATCCAAGGGAACAG TTTTATTTGCTCATCCACGTCCTCCACCAGTATCAAGAATCAGTCACAAACCAGCTGGCAATGGACCGCGCACCAGTCACAATCCAGATATCATACAACCACATGTCAATCCAAGGCTTTTAGCACAG CGTCAGTTCTCTACACCAA GCAATACAAGCATCGTCTTATCCCACGTCACAGGCATACAGATTGGAAACAACAACTACATGAACATAAACGGCCCTATTGAGCGACGTCGCCATAGACATCCAACAGCGCCCTCTAGTGTCTATGTCCCCAAGTCTGATCAACCTCTCAGACGTGAACAGAACCCTGACCAGATCAAACCACAACAACCTCTTTAA